The Desulfuromonas thiophila genome contains a region encoding:
- a CDS encoding FAD-dependent oxidoreductase: MNPSSCRRIVVIGGVAAGMKTACRLRRLDATAEITVIDRSRDISYGACPLPYYIAGLYDDLSEVRRTPAGALRDEGFFANIKGFTALTGCEALRIDRDQHQVWLRRLDDGSEQALAYDQLVLATGNEPLVPPLPGNDLDGVLPLKTMEQAARIDKLVATAHSAVIVGGGLIGLEMAEALRLRGLQVTLLEMKDQVLATALDFGMASLVHRELRAKGVNLRLAEPVRRFEGQGRVEAVITDQGRYPADLVLIAIGVRPAVQLARAAGLELGPTGAIAVNEQMQTSDPAIYAAGDCAEATDRLSGKKVYVPLGSTANKQGRVVANNLAGQTEAFAGILGSLAVKVFDLNIGRTGLSAEDAQLIGLEPVSLVTASPDIAHLYPGNKPIVIKLTADRASRRLLGAQVVGSGVVDKRVDVVATALTFGATIDQLANIDLCYAPPYAGAMDALHQAANALRNKLDGLADSLSAAAVQEKLASGEELLLLDVRSPAEYDEVRLPGATLLPLGVLRHKLAELPQDRLIVPFCKVSLRGFEAQLILQQAGFTNVRYLEGGIAAWPYELER; the protein is encoded by the coding sequence ATGAATCCGTCCAGCTGTCGACGTATCGTCGTCATCGGCGGCGTAGCCGCCGGCATGAAAACCGCCTGTCGCCTGCGCCGCCTCGATGCGACGGCCGAAATCACTGTGATCGACCGCAGTCGCGACATCTCCTACGGTGCCTGCCCGCTGCCCTATTATATTGCCGGCCTGTACGATGACCTCAGCGAGGTCCGCCGCACTCCGGCCGGTGCCCTGCGCGACGAGGGCTTCTTCGCCAACATCAAGGGCTTCACCGCCCTGACCGGCTGCGAAGCCCTGCGCATCGACCGCGACCAGCACCAAGTCTGGCTGCGCCGGCTTGATGACGGCAGTGAACAGGCGCTGGCCTACGACCAACTGGTGCTGGCCACCGGCAACGAACCCCTTGTGCCGCCACTGCCCGGCAACGACCTCGACGGCGTACTGCCGCTGAAAACCATGGAGCAGGCCGCCCGCATTGATAAACTGGTCGCCACGGCTCACAGTGCCGTCATCGTCGGCGGCGGCCTGATCGGACTGGAAATGGCCGAAGCCCTGCGCCTGCGCGGCCTGCAGGTGACTCTGCTGGAAATGAAGGATCAGGTGCTGGCCACGGCCCTTGACTTCGGCATGGCCAGCCTGGTCCATCGTGAACTGCGCGCCAAGGGTGTCAACCTGCGGCTGGCCGAACCGGTGCGGCGCTTCGAGGGCCAGGGCCGGGTCGAGGCCGTGATCACTGATCAGGGGCGCTATCCGGCCGATCTGGTGCTGATCGCCATCGGCGTGCGACCGGCAGTGCAGCTGGCCCGCGCTGCCGGCCTGGAACTGGGCCCCACGGGCGCCATCGCCGTCAATGAGCAAATGCAGACCAGTGATCCGGCCATCTATGCCGCCGGCGACTGCGCCGAAGCCACCGACCGTCTCAGCGGCAAGAAGGTTTATGTGCCGCTGGGCTCAACGGCCAACAAGCAGGGGCGGGTGGTGGCCAACAATCTGGCAGGCCAGACCGAAGCCTTTGCCGGCATTCTCGGCTCCCTGGCCGTCAAGGTCTTTGATCTCAACATTGGCCGCACCGGCCTGAGCGCCGAGGACGCCCAACTCATCGGTCTGGAGCCGGTCAGTCTGGTCACCGCCTCGCCCGATATCGCCCATCTCTACCCGGGCAACAAGCCCATCGTCATCAAGCTGACTGCCGACCGCGCCAGCCGCCGCCTCCTCGGTGCCCAGGTGGTCGGTTCCGGCGTGGTCGACAAGCGGGTCGACGTGGTGGCCACGGCGCTGACCTTCGGCGCCACCATCGATCAGCTGGCCAATATCGATCTGTGCTACGCGCCGCCCTACGCCGGTGCCATGGACGCGTTGCACCAGGCCGCCAACGCCCTGCGCAACAAGCTCGATGGCCTGGCCGACAGCCTCAGCGCCGCGGCGGTACAGGAAAAACTGGCCAGCGGCGAGGAACTGCTGCTGCTTGACGTGCGCTCACCGGCCGAATACGACGAGGTGCGCCTGCCGGGTGCCACCCTGCTGCCGTTGGGCGTCCTGCGCCACAAACTGGCCGAGCTGCCGCAAGATCGCCTGATCGTGCCCTTCTGCAAGGTCAGCCTGCGCGGTTTTGAAGCCCAGCTGATTCTGCAGCAGGCGGGCTTCACCAATGTCCGCTACCTCGAAGGCGGCATCGCCGCCTGGCCCTACGAGCTGGAGCGCTGA
- a CDS encoding universal stress protein — MKILVPIRAGQTSDATLEHIVRLRQQFGSTPLTLLHVVNLKQMDYRMIPDFQIDMIRRYASDAGQALLDKGAALLRDAGLAVSTRLESGYPRDIISQIANTEHFDLLIIGRHRRGGLRDALFGSVSNHVLHEVDCPVLLF, encoded by the coding sequence ATGAAGATTCTTGTTCCGATCCGCGCCGGCCAGACCAGCGACGCCACCCTGGAGCACATCGTCCGTCTGCGTCAGCAGTTCGGCAGTACCCCGCTGACGCTGCTGCATGTGGTCAACCTCAAGCAGATGGACTACCGCATGATCCCCGATTTCCAGATCGACATGATCCGCCGTTACGCCAGCGACGCCGGCCAGGCCCTGCTCGACAAGGGCGCCGCCCTGCTACGCGATGCCGGCCTGGCGGTCAGCACCCGGCTGGAAAGCGGCTATCCGCGCGATATCATCAGCCAGATTGCCAACACCGAACACTTCGACCTGCTGATCATCGGCCGCCATCGTCGTGGCGGTTTGCGTGATGCCCTGTTCGGCTCGGTCTCGAACCATGTCCTGCACGAGGTCGATTGCCCGGTACTGCTGTTTTAA
- the cls gene encoding cardiolipin synthase, with the protein MSTLSLLWLLLLYSLALLAVVDVLLTKDDPRAALGWLVVCLALPGFGALIYWLLGRNRIRNRAQAWKQQGNGMQARPRRSGFEPAPLRAPFQTQNYVLLRRLADTVTRRPLLDGNQLELLHNGEQAYPAMLAAIDAARERICLSSYIFDTRQTGRRFAAALIRASRRGVEVRVLVDALGEFYTWPRARRLFRASDVRFVLFLPFTFKARGAHINLRNHRKLLLIDGQIGFTGGMNISQRHCVAAPGRRAPVVDLHFQVRGPVVAQMQEAFIEDWQFASGERLPPLEPQQVSRAGESLCRGVSAGPNEDYEKLQWLISGVLSCARRRVAIMTPYFAPEPEIVRALCGAALRGVQVDILLPRKNNLPFVDWAGRASFAELLHYGVRLYYQNGPFVHSKLLLMDDHYAQIGSANFDARSLRLNFEFNLEVYDEALNRQLRDHFDCQCQRAQPLRWSQLQHYPLTLRLRDRFVRLFTPFL; encoded by the coding sequence ATGTCGACCCTGTCGCTGCTCTGGTTGCTGTTGCTCTACAGTCTGGCTTTGCTGGCCGTGGTCGATGTGCTGTTGACCAAGGACGACCCACGGGCGGCGCTGGGCTGGCTGGTGGTCTGTCTGGCGCTGCCCGGTTTCGGCGCCCTGATCTACTGGCTGCTGGGGCGTAACCGCATCCGCAACCGGGCCCAGGCCTGGAAACAGCAGGGTAATGGCATGCAGGCCCGGCCACGCCGCAGTGGCTTTGAGCCGGCGCCGTTGCGAGCGCCATTTCAGACCCAGAACTATGTGCTGTTGCGGCGGTTGGCCGACACCGTCACGCGCCGGCCCTTGCTCGATGGCAACCAGCTGGAATTGTTGCACAATGGGGAGCAGGCCTATCCCGCCATGCTGGCGGCCATCGACGCGGCGCGTGAGCGCATCTGTCTGTCGAGCTATATCTTCGATACGCGCCAGACCGGCCGCCGTTTCGCCGCGGCCCTGATCCGCGCCAGCCGGCGTGGCGTCGAGGTGCGGGTGTTGGTCGACGCTCTGGGCGAATTCTACACCTGGCCACGGGCGCGCCGGCTGTTTCGCGCCAGTGATGTTCGTTTCGTCCTGTTTCTGCCCTTCACGTTCAAGGCCCGCGGCGCGCATATCAATCTGCGCAACCACCGAAAACTGTTGCTGATAGACGGCCAGATTGGTTTTACCGGCGGCATGAATATCAGCCAGCGTCACTGCGTTGCCGCGCCGGGCCGGCGGGCGCCGGTGGTTGACCTGCATTTCCAGGTGCGTGGGCCGGTGGTGGCCCAGATGCAGGAGGCTTTCATCGAGGACTGGCAGTTCGCCAGCGGTGAACGCCTGCCGCCGCTGGAACCGCAGCAGGTAAGTCGTGCCGGTGAGAGTCTCTGTCGCGGCGTCAGCGCCGGCCCCAACGAGGATTATGAAAAACTGCAGTGGCTGATCAGTGGTGTGCTCAGCTGCGCCCGCCGGCGGGTGGCCATCATGACGCCCTATTTCGCGCCGGAGCCGGAAATTGTCCGGGCGCTGTGCGGGGCGGCCTTGCGGGGGGTGCAGGTCGATATCCTGCTGCCGCGCAAAAACAATCTGCCCTTTGTTGACTGGGCCGGGCGGGCCAGCTTTGCCGAACTGCTGCATTATGGTGTACGGCTGTATTATCAGAACGGTCCCTTTGTCCACAGCAAGCTGCTGCTGATGGATGACCACTATGCCCAGATTGGCTCGGCTAATTTCGATGCCCGCAGTCTGCGGTTGAATTTCGAGTTCAATCTCGAGGTTTATGACGAGGCGCTCAACCGTCAGCTGCGCGACCATTTTGATTGTCAATGCCAGCGTGCCCAACCGCTGCGCTGGAGCCAGCTGCAGCACTATCCGCTGACGCTGCGGCTGCGCGACCGCTTTGTCCGCCTGTTCACGCCCTTTCTCTAA
- the uvrA gene encoding excinuclease ABC subunit UvrA — protein MRDKIVVKGAREHNLKNIDVEIPRDQLVVITGVSGSGKSTLAFDTLYAEGQRRYVESLSAYARQFLEQMEKPDVDSIDGLSPAISIEQKTTSKNPRSTVGTVTEIHDYLRLLFARVGKVHCHRCGREIAAQSVQQMVDQVLALAEGTRLLVLAPLVRGRKGEYRKELQQLQAEGYVRVRIDGALYELAQTPALDKNKKHDIEVVVDRLVIKDGLATRLADSLETALRLGDGLVLVQQVDGPCLAFSEKYACIDCGLSYAEVEPRLFSFNNPQGACPDCSGLGTRSYFDPEQVVPRPELSLREGAIAPWVTRKGFYYQQLLDCLAEHYGFSVEVPWSELPEAVRQLVLYGSGTEEIRFYYDQGERRNYYQKVFEGVIPSLERRYRESDSDGLREKLAEYMDIMPCPSCQGARLRPEALHVRVGERNIFELGELPIAQAQRFFDQLALTPKDAEIARRILKEVRDRLGFLTQVGLGYLSLNRSAGTLSGGEGQRIRLATQIGSSLMGVLYILDEPSIGLHQRDNRRLLDTLVRLRDLGNTVLVVEHDAETILEADYVIDMGPAAGVNGGAVVAAGTPQQILAHPASLTGKYLSGVLDVPLPAQRRVAERWLELCGARGHNLQQVDVRIPLGVLTCVTGVSGSGKSTLIIDTLYRALAHQLNGSREKAAPYASIRGLEQLDKVVDIDQSPIGRTPRSNPATYTGVFGDIRDLFAQLPEAKIRGYLPGRFSFNVKGGRCEACSGDGVLKIEMHFLPDVYVQCEVCGGARYNRETLQVHYRGKSIAEVLDMTVNQASAFFENIPRIHGKLQTIRDVGLGYIKLGQNATTLSGGEAQRVKLARELGKRATGRTIYILDEPTTGLHFDDVRKLMEVLHRLVDSGNTVLIIEHNLDVIKTADHVIDLGPEGGSGGGQIIACGTPEQVAAVEASHTGRYLRACLKQ, from the coding sequence ATGCGGGATAAGATTGTCGTCAAGGGCGCGCGCGAGCATAACCTGAAGAATATCGATGTCGAGATTCCGCGTGATCAACTGGTGGTGATCACCGGCGTGTCCGGCTCGGGCAAGTCGACCCTGGCCTTCGATACCCTCTACGCCGAGGGTCAGCGGCGCTATGTCGAAAGCCTGTCGGCCTACGCCCGCCAGTTTCTCGAACAGATGGAGAAGCCCGATGTCGACAGCATCGATGGTCTGTCGCCGGCCATCTCCATCGAACAGAAAACCACCTCGAAGAACCCCCGTTCCACCGTCGGCACGGTGACCGAGATTCACGATTACCTGCGCCTGCTGTTTGCCCGTGTCGGCAAGGTGCACTGCCACCGCTGTGGCCGCGAGATTGCCGCCCAGAGCGTGCAGCAGATGGTCGATCAGGTGCTGGCGCTGGCCGAGGGTACCCGGCTGCTGGTGCTGGCGCCGCTGGTGCGTGGTCGCAAGGGCGAATACCGCAAGGAACTGCAGCAGCTGCAGGCCGAGGGCTATGTGCGGGTGCGCATCGATGGCGCGCTGTACGAACTGGCCCAGACGCCGGCACTGGACAAGAACAAAAAGCACGACATCGAGGTGGTGGTTGACCGGCTGGTGATCAAGGACGGCCTGGCGACCCGCCTGGCCGATTCCCTCGAAACGGCCCTGCGGCTGGGCGACGGTCTGGTGCTGGTGCAGCAGGTCGATGGTCCCTGTCTGGCCTTTTCGGAGAAATACGCCTGCATCGATTGCGGCCTGTCTTACGCCGAGGTCGAGCCACGGCTGTTTTCCTTCAATAACCCGCAAGGGGCCTGCCCCGATTGCAGCGGGCTGGGAACCCGTTCCTATTTCGATCCCGAGCAGGTGGTGCCGCGGCCGGAGCTGAGCCTGCGCGAAGGCGCCATCGCGCCCTGGGTGACGCGCAAGGGCTTCTACTATCAGCAGCTGCTCGATTGCCTGGCTGAACACTACGGCTTCTCTGTCGAGGTGCCCTGGTCGGAGCTGCCGGAGGCGGTGCGGCAGCTGGTGCTGTACGGTTCGGGTACGGAAGAAATCCGCTTCTACTATGATCAGGGTGAGCGGCGGAACTATTATCAGAAGGTCTTCGAGGGGGTGATCCCCAGCCTGGAGCGGCGTTACCGCGAAAGCGATTCCGACGGCCTGCGTGAGAAGCTGGCAGAATACATGGACATCATGCCCTGCCCCAGTTGTCAGGGGGCGCGGCTGCGACCCGAGGCGCTGCATGTGCGGGTGGGTGAGCGCAATATCTTCGAACTGGGCGAGCTGCCCATTGCCCAGGCGCAACGCTTTTTCGACCAACTGGCACTGACGCCCAAGGACGCGGAGATTGCCCGGCGCATTCTCAAGGAGGTGCGTGACCGGCTCGGCTTTCTGACCCAGGTCGGGCTAGGTTACCTCAGCCTCAACCGCTCGGCCGGCACCCTGTCCGGCGGTGAGGGCCAGCGTATCCGCCTGGCGACCCAGATCGGTTCGTCGCTGATGGGCGTGCTTTACATTCTCGATGAGCCGTCCATCGGGCTGCATCAGCGCGATAACCGTCGCCTGCTTGATACCCTGGTGCGGTTGCGCGATCTGGGCAACACGGTGCTGGTGGTGGAGCACGATGCCGAAACCATTCTCGAAGCCGACTATGTCATCGACATGGGCCCGGCTGCTGGGGTCAATGGTGGCGCGGTGGTGGCCGCCGGCACGCCGCAGCAGATTCTGGCCCATCCCGCTTCCCTTACCGGCAAGTACCTCAGCGGCGTGCTGGATGTGCCGTTGCCGGCCCAGCGTCGCGTGGCCGAGCGTTGGCTGGAACTGTGCGGCGCGCGCGGTCACAACCTGCAGCAGGTGGATGTTCGCATTCCCCTCGGGGTGCTGACCTGCGTTACCGGCGTGTCCGGCTCGGGCAAGTCGACCCTGATCATTGATACCCTCTACCGCGCCCTGGCCCACCAGCTGAACGGCAGCCGCGAGAAGGCGGCGCCCTATGCCAGCATCCGCGGGCTGGAGCAGCTCGACAAGGTGGTGGATATCGACCAGTCGCCCATCGGCCGGACGCCGCGCTCCAATCCGGCCACCTATACCGGCGTGTTCGGCGACATCCGCGACCTGTTCGCCCAGCTGCCCGAAGCCAAGATTCGCGGCTATCTGCCCGGCCGTTTTTCCTTCAATGTCAAGGGTGGCCGCTGCGAGGCCTGCAGCGGCGATGGCGTGCTCAAGATCGAAATGCACTTTCTGCCCGATGTCTATGTCCAGTGCGAGGTCTGCGGCGGCGCGCGCTACAACCGCGAAACCCTGCAGGTACACTATCGCGGCAAGAGCATCGCCGAGGTGCTCGACATGACGGTCAATCAGGCCAGCGCCTTCTTCGAGAACATTCCGCGCATTCACGGCAAGCTGCAGACCATCCGCGATGTCGGTCTGGGCTACATCAAGCTGGGCCAGAACGCCACCACCCTGTCGGGCGGCGAGGCGCAGCGGGTCAAGCTGGCGCGCGAACTGGGCAAGCGCGCCACCGGCCGCACCATCTACATTCTCGACGAGCCGACCACCGGCTTGCATTTTGACGATGTGCGCAAGCTGATGGAGGTGCTGCACCGCCTGGTGGACAGCGGCAACACGGTGCTGATCATCGAGCACAATCTGGATGTCATCAAAACCGCCGATCATGTGATCGATCTGGGGCCCGAAGGTGGCAGCGGGGGCGGCCAGATCATCGCCTGTGGCACACCGGAACAGGTGGCCGCCGTCGAGGCGTCCCATACCGGCCGTTATCTGCGCGCCTGCCTGAAACAGTAA
- a CDS encoding lipid A deacylase LpxR family protein, producing the protein MTWKGMVRAVVLLSVLLATAGGALSATEPPAALVWLQVANDGFFNQDRGYTSGVELGVAPAGQPFSLRLGQDLYTPKSRNPSVPPAGQHPYAGWLYLAGDYRLELAPQLLLTSGLALGTTGERALGEEAQDLAHQLLGFNEYDGWDSQIAQRWGWIGQLRVDGRLPLWQGQRWQADVLLHLAGRGGNVQVDGAAGATLRLGLNPPPLQARLAPPDQPRRYLSLAAERRLVDRNVFLEGIRTRDYHVRPERQFDTLSAGLHWQQGRYQLDLDFYFPEQEFKGQRFHCRYGILRLAYWF; encoded by the coding sequence ATGACATGGAAGGGGATGGTTCGGGCGGTCGTGCTGCTGTCGGTGCTGCTGGCAACGGCGGGCGGGGCGTTGTCCGCAACGGAACCGCCGGCGGCGCTGGTCTGGCTGCAGGTGGCCAACGACGGTTTTTTCAATCAGGATCGCGGCTATACCAGTGGTGTTGAACTGGGCGTTGCCCCCGCTGGCCAGCCCTTCAGTCTGCGGCTGGGGCAGGATTTGTACACCCCCAAAAGCCGCAACCCCTCGGTGCCACCAGCGGGGCAGCATCCCTATGCCGGCTGGCTCTATCTGGCCGGAGACTATCGGCTCGAACTGGCGCCCCAGCTGCTGCTGACCAGCGGCCTGGCCCTGGGGACCACCGGCGAACGGGCGCTGGGTGAGGAAGCGCAGGATCTGGCCCATCAGCTGCTTGGTTTCAATGAGTACGATGGCTGGGACAGCCAGATCGCCCAGCGCTGGGGCTGGATCGGCCAGCTGCGTGTCGATGGCCGGCTGCCGCTGTGGCAGGGCCAGCGCTGGCAGGCCGACGTGCTGCTGCACCTGGCTGGCCGGGGCGGCAATGTGCAGGTTGATGGCGCGGCCGGCGCCACCTTGCGGCTGGGCCTGAATCCGCCGCCGCTGCAGGCGCGGCTGGCGCCGCCAGACCAACCGCGGCGCTATCTGAGTCTGGCTGCCGAACGGCGTCTGGTCGACCGCAATGTCTTTCTCGAAGGGATCAGAACGCGTGACTACCATGTCAGGCCCGAGCGCCAGTTCGATACCCTCAGCGCCGGGTTGCACTGGCAGCAGGGCCGCTATCAGCTGGACCTGGATTTTTACTTTCCCGAGCAGGAGTTCAAGGGGCAGCGCTTTCACTGCCGTTACGGCATCCTGCGGCTGGCTTACTGGTTCTGA
- a CDS encoding TRAP transporter large permease: protein METNELLILALLLGAMAATVPVFMALFFTGLAGLTFIVGIDPQIVIEILYRSMDKFALIVVLFFVLCGNIMTTGSIVSKLIKTADVLVGFLPGGLAIAGVLACGFFGAISGSTVATVVAIGGFMIPALINHGYDERFSIGIMTTAPILGVIIPPSIAMILYAMITTDSLEALFLTGFIPGFLIMAAMSLYAWWFCRRDQRPRQPRPTLRAVLAVLRESIWALLLPVIIFGGIYSGIFTANEAAIVACVYAFIVELAIHRDMKLTDVRKVVVSSAITSATLLVIVAGASVFGEYLTFEQIPDRIARAAVANFTSPWAFLLVVNVLLLCIGMFMDIISATIILTPIFLPLLARFGIDTLHFGLLMTLNLGIGYCTPPLGVSLFISGTVANRGMLYVARAVMPFLLIQIAILLLLTFWPDPVLLLPRLFYGS from the coding sequence ATGGAAACCAATGAACTGCTGATACTGGCGCTGCTGCTCGGCGCCATGGCGGCGACGGTGCCGGTGTTCATGGCGCTGTTCTTCACCGGTTTGGCCGGCCTGACCTTTATTGTCGGCATCGACCCGCAGATCGTCATCGAGATTCTCTACCGCAGCATGGACAAATTCGCCCTGATCGTGGTGCTGTTCTTCGTGCTGTGCGGCAACATCATGACCACCGGCAGTATCGTCAGCAAGTTGATCAAGACCGCCGATGTGCTGGTCGGCTTTCTGCCCGGCGGCCTGGCCATCGCCGGGGTGCTGGCCTGCGGCTTCTTCGGCGCCATCTCCGGCTCGACCGTCGCCACGGTAGTGGCCATCGGCGGTTTCATGATCCCGGCTCTGATCAATCACGGCTACGATGAGCGTTTCAGCATCGGCATCATGACCACGGCGCCGATCCTCGGCGTCATCATCCCGCCGTCCATCGCCATGATTCTCTATGCCATGATCACCACCGACTCCCTCGAAGCCCTGTTTCTCACCGGCTTCATCCCCGGCTTTCTGATCATGGCCGCCATGTCGCTCTACGCCTGGTGGTTCTGCCGCCGCGATCAGCGGCCACGCCAGCCACGACCGACCCTGCGCGCGGTGCTGGCGGTGCTGCGCGAGAGCATCTGGGCCCTGCTGCTGCCGGTAATCATCTTCGGTGGCATCTATTCCGGCATCTTCACCGCCAACGAGGCCGCCATCGTCGCCTGTGTCTACGCCTTCATTGTCGAACTGGCCATTCACCGCGACATGAAGCTGACCGACGTGCGCAAGGTGGTCGTATCCTCGGCCATTACCTCGGCCACCCTGCTGGTCATCGTCGCCGGCGCCTCGGTCTTCGGCGAATATCTGACCTTCGAACAGATTCCCGATCGCATTGCCCGCGCCGCAGTGGCCAACTTCACCAGCCCCTGGGCCTTTTTGCTGGTGGTCAATGTCCTGCTGCTGTGTATCGGCATGTTCATGGACATCATCTCGGCCACCATCATCCTGACACCGATCTTTCTGCCCCTGCTGGCCCGGTTCGGCATCGACACCCTGCACTTCGGCCTGCTCATGACGCTGAACCTGGGCATCGGTTACTGCACACCGCCGCTGGGGGTGAGCCTGTTTATCTCCGGCACCGTGGCCAACCGCGGCATGCTCTATGTCGCCCGCGCCGTCATGCCTTTTCTGCTGATCCAGATCGCTATCCTGCTGCTGCTGACCTTCTGGCCCGATCCGGTGCTGCTGTTGCCGCGCCTGTTCTACGGCTCCTGA
- a CDS encoding TRAP transporter substrate-binding protein, whose protein sequence is MTRLTTALLTLLCLLCLPLTAVANDALARWQPNFDPSGAEYTYLVSNVSHPGIEGVGVGFRIRDRVWQESGGRLYVDFRPLSQLGGEKDVLNKLKMGAIQGMLCSSVAAANLAPLLGIVNLPFVVDSFDKLDRFRATPELFEPFSNCALPAGVRVLDITGYGPYGWATTTPVRTLEEAASVRFRIAEAPVNADIYKAWGLKFTALPWPDVPQALQTGVINGLDHSPIVCNITKKFDVARHFTEVNYAQGLFVHLVNERWLQRLPEDLRAILLRVVAEESADTRQRTRIQYDEQVAAAKAAGVQFYPLSAAQQQTLVELAAPVYKRWEERIGADYLAKARQLLAP, encoded by the coding sequence ATGACCCGTCTGACCACTGCCCTGCTGACCCTGCTCTGCCTTCTGTGCCTGCCGTTGACGGCGGTGGCCAATGATGCCCTGGCTCGCTGGCAACCAAACTTTGACCCCTCCGGCGCCGAATACACCTATCTGGTGTCCAACGTTTCTCATCCCGGCATTGAGGGTGTCGGGGTCGGCTTCCGTATCCGTGACCGCGTCTGGCAGGAATCGGGTGGCCGGCTCTATGTCGATTTCCGCCCCCTGTCCCAGCTTGGCGGTGAAAAGGACGTGCTCAACAAGCTGAAGATGGGCGCCATCCAGGGCATGCTGTGTTCATCGGTGGCAGCCGCTAATCTGGCGCCGCTGCTGGGCATCGTCAATCTGCCCTTCGTGGTCGACAGCTTCGATAAACTTGACCGCTTCCGCGCCACACCGGAGCTGTTTGAACCCTTCAGCAACTGTGCCCTGCCGGCCGGCGTACGGGTTCTCGATATCACCGGTTATGGCCCCTACGGTTGGGCCACCACCACGCCGGTGCGCACCCTGGAAGAAGCCGCCAGCGTCCGTTTCCGCATCGCCGAAGCACCCGTCAACGCCGATATCTACAAGGCCTGGGGTCTGAAGTTCACCGCGCTGCCCTGGCCCGACGTGCCGCAGGCCCTGCAGACCGGCGTGATCAACGGTCTCGATCACAGTCCGATCGTCTGCAACATCACCAAGAAGTTCGACGTCGCCCGTCATTTCACCGAGGTCAATTACGCTCAGGGCCTGTTTGTCCATCTGGTCAACGAACGCTGGCTGCAGCGCCTGCCCGAGGATCTGCGCGCCATTCTGCTGCGGGTGGTGGCCGAGGAGAGTGCCGACACGCGCCAGCGCACCCGCATCCAGTACGATGAACAGGTGGCGGCAGCCAAGGCGGCCGGCGTTCAGTTCTATCCGCTGTCGGCCGCGCAGCAGCAAACCCTTGTCGAGTTGGCCGCGCCTGTGTATAAACGGTGGGAAGAACGAATCGGTGCCGACTACCTGGCCAAGGCCCGCCAGCTGCTGGCGCCCTGA
- a CDS encoding TRAP transporter small permease: MLRNLLTRLDRGLTRFEDWSLVAVVLVALFTGLINIILRKTTSISLYWSDEVVRKAVFFCTYVGCSAAVRQRSLIRIDALPQILPVTRRFFNLVNHLAVLLFSGLLTWLGLGLTRAVYADSFARTATLQLPEWWFYAVLPLVGLTMTLRTLILLVEDLLPQPVKEEAADGNQ; the protein is encoded by the coding sequence ATGCTGCGAAACCTGCTTACCCGTCTCGATCGGGGCCTGACCCGCTTCGAGGACTGGTCCCTGGTCGCTGTCGTGCTCGTCGCCCTGTTTACCGGCCTGATCAACATCATCCTGCGCAAGACCACCAGCATCAGCCTTTACTGGTCCGACGAGGTGGTCCGCAAGGCGGTATTTTTCTGTACCTATGTCGGCTGCAGCGCTGCCGTGCGGCAACGGTCGCTGATCCGCATTGACGCGCTGCCGCAGATCCTGCCGGTGACCCGCCGCTTCTTCAATCTGGTCAACCATCTGGCGGTGCTGCTGTTTTCCGGCCTGCTGACCTGGCTTGGCCTGGGCCTGACCCGCGCTGTTTATGCCGACAGCTTCGCCCGTACCGCCACGCTGCAGCTCCCCGAATGGTGGTTCTACGCCGTGCTGCCGCTGGTCGGCCTGACGATGACGCTGCGCACCCTGATTCTACTGGTGGAGGACCTGCTGCCGCAGCCGGTCAAGGAGGAGGCTGCCGATGGAAACCAATGA